A genome region from Primulina eburnea isolate SZY01 chromosome 9, ASM2296580v1, whole genome shotgun sequence includes the following:
- the LOC140842180 gene encoding probable pectate lyase 4, producing the protein MGIQGRTRCLVWAISVAILFTSGHVQAQRPVGSMNVIDSCWRTDPHWRRNRHQLATCSVGYAGKMTNNVGRGMVNYVVTDPSDDPLNPKPGTLRFGMTSIKGKVWITFQRDMNIKLAKPLLVGSFTALDGRGANVHIASGACLLLQEVTNVIIHGIHIHDCLAQGPGPVMGPDRKVVQLGPVDGDAIRMVGSSKIWIDHNTLQDCHDGLIDVTRGSTDITISNNWFKFQDKVMLLGHDDGFFLDKNMKVTVAFNSFGPRCHQRMPRIRFGYAHVVNNLYLGWGIYAIGGSMEPSIKSQANLFIAPQGGNKEIIWGHSAIGSFKSVQDVFENGASFSNSVARDVALRPNYRPDQSFEVAEGRAVRLLTRSAGALRCPPTSRC; encoded by the exons ATGGGCATACAAGGCCGAACAAGGTGCCTTGTTTGGGCTATTTCAGTGGCCATCCTATTCACATCGGGTCACGTTCAAGCCCAGAGACCGGTCGGAAGCATGAATGTGATCGACAGTTGCTGGAGGACGGATCCCCATTGGAGGAGAAACCGCCATCAGCTGGCCACATGCTCGGTTGGCTATGCCGGAAAGATGACCAACAACGTGGGACGTGGCATGGTAAATTACGTTGTTACTGATCCTAGCGATGACCCATTGAACCCAAAGCCCGGAACCTTGAGATTTGGTATGACCAGCATTAAGGGAAAGGTTTGGATCACATTCCAAAGGGACATGAACATTAAACTTGCAAAACCCCTCCTTGTTGGCAGTTTCACTGCATTAGATGGACGAGGTGCTAATGTTCACATCGCAAGTGGTGCTTGTTTATTGCTTCAAGAG GTGACCAATGTGATTATCCATGGGATTCACATCCACGACTGCCTTGCTCAGGGGCCTGGCCCGGTGATGGGCCCAGACAGGAAGGTAGTGCAGCTTGGTCCCGTAGACGGGGACGCGATCCGGATGGTAGGCTCATCCAAGATTTGGATCGATCACAACACTCTACAGGATTGTCACGACGGTTTGATAGATGTTACCAGAGGTTCTACGGACATCACTATATCGAATAACTGGTTTAAGTTCCAAGACAAGGTCATGCTTTTAGGCCACGACGATGGATTCTTCCTGGACAAGAACATGAAGGTGACGGTTGCATTCAACAGTTTTGGCCCTCGTTGCCACCAGAGAATGCCAAG AATTCGATTCGGATATGCACATGTTGTGAACAATCTTTACCTAGGATGGGGGATATACGCCATCGGAGGAAGCATGGAGCCAAGCATCAAAAGTCAGGCAAACCTCTTCATTGCACCTCAAGGAGGAAACAAAGAG ATTATATGGGGGCACAGTGCGATTGGCAGCTTCAAATCGGTGCAGGACGTGTTTGAGAATGGAGCCTCTTTCAGTAATTCAGTGGCTAGAGATGTTGCATTGAGGCCGAACTATAGGCCTGATCAAAGCTTTGAAGTGGCTGAGGGAAGGGCAGTTAGGTTATTAACCAGATCTGCCGGTGCTCTAAGATGCCCACCAACATCCCGATGTTAA